In a genomic window of Streptococcus mitis NCTC 12261:
- a CDS encoding bleomycin resistance protein has product MDYQAVIPEFVVSDIEKSRHFYCDLLGFSVEYKRPEEKFLFLSLEDCQLMLEEGSTEELAQLTYPFGRGVNISFGIEDVPQLHQKLLEADYPIHRPLTKREFRVGDSFIYPHEFAILDPDGYFLRFSE; this is encoded by the coding sequence ATGGACTATCAAGCTGTCATTCCTGAATTTGTAGTATCTGACATCGAAAAATCACGCCACTTCTACTGCGACTTGCTGGGATTTTCTGTCGAATACAAGCGTCCAGAGGAGAAATTTCTCTTCCTCTCGCTTGAAGACTGCCAACTTATGCTAGAAGAAGGCAGCACAGAAGAATTAGCCCAACTAACCTATCCTTTCGGGCGCGGTGTCAATATTTCCTTTGGCATTGAAGATGTCCCTCAGCTCCACCAAAAACTGCTGGAAGCTGACTATCCTATCCATCGTCCGCTGACCAAAAGAGAATTTCGAGTGGGAGATAGCTTTATTTACCCTCATGAATTTGCGATTTTGGATCCAG
- a CDS encoding exodeoxyribonuclease III, with protein MKLISWNIDSLNAALTSDSTRAKLSQEVLQTLVAENADIIAIQETKLSAKGPTKKHLEILEELFPDYENKWRSSQEPARKGYAGTMFLYKKELTPTVTFPEIGAPSTMDLEGRIITLEFDKFFVTQVYTPNTGDGLKRLEERQIWDVKYAEYLAELDKEKPVLASGDYNVAHNEIDLANPASNRRSPGFTDEERAGFTNLLATGFTDTFRHIHGDVPERYTWWAQRSKTSKINNTGWRIDYWLTSNRIADKVTKSDMIDSGARQDHTPIVLEIEL; from the coding sequence ATGAAACTCATCTCATGGAATATTGATTCCCTCAATGCTGCCCTAACTAGTGACTCAACTCGTGCCAAATTGTCCCAAGAAGTACTACAAACCTTGGTCGCTGAAAATGCTGATATCATCGCTATCCAAGAAACCAAGCTTTCTGCCAAGGGGCCTACAAAGAAACACTTGGAAATTTTAGAAGAACTCTTCCCAGACTACGAAAACAAGTGGCGCTCTTCCCAAGAGCCTGCCCGTAAAGGCTATGCTGGAACCATGTTCCTTTACAAGAAAGAACTCACACCCACTGTCACTTTTCCAGAAATCGGTGCCCCTTCTACCATGGACTTGGAAGGCCGCATCATCACTTTGGAATTTGATAAATTTTTCGTGACCCAAGTTTACACTCCAAACACTGGCGACGGTCTCAAACGCTTGGAAGAACGCCAGATCTGGGATGTCAAATATGCGGAGTACTTGGCTGAACTAGACAAAGAAAAACCAGTCCTTGCATCCGGTGACTACAATGTGGCCCACAATGAAATCGACCTTGCAAATCCTGCTAGCAACCGCCGTTCACCAGGATTTACCGACGAGGAACGTGCTGGATTTACCAACCTTTTAGCAACTGGATTTACTGATACCTTCCGCCACATTCACGGCGATGTCCCAGAACGCTACACTTGGTGGGCACAACGCAGCAAGACTTCTAAAATCAACAATACAGGCTGGAGAATCGACTACTGGCTCACAAGTAACCGCATCGCTGACAAGGTGACCAAGTCCGATATGATCGACTCTGGAGCTCGCCAAGACCATACACCGATTGTCTTGGAGATTGAACTCTAA
- a CDS encoding DUF3290 family protein: MKFYSYDYVLSQISQQNGIMIGFGIVLLAITGFFALKAYRDKKGTKFRELVMILALTLVAMLLVTISKYQTNQASNNQFQTSLHFIEVVSKDLGVDKSEVYVNTSAATDGALVKVGPNFYRAMNGSQPDKYLLEKLELNQTDAIELVEVNK, from the coding sequence ATGAAATTTTACTCATATGACTATGTACTTAGCCAAATCAGTCAGCAAAATGGCATCATGATTGGCTTTGGAATTGTTCTCCTAGCTATCACAGGATTTTTTGCTTTAAAAGCCTATCGAGATAAAAAGGGGACTAAGTTTCGGGAATTGGTCATGATTTTGGCCTTGACCTTGGTGGCCATGCTTTTGGTGACAATCTCAAAATACCAGACCAATCAAGCCTCTAACAACCAATTTCAAACCTCCCTTCATTTCATAGAGGTTGTTTCCAAAGACTTGGGAGTGGATAAATCAGAAGTTTATGTCAATACTTCTGCAGCCACTGATGGAGCGCTTGTCAAGGTAGGTCCAAATTTCTACCGCGCCATGAACGGGAGCCAACCAGACAAGTATCTTTTAGAGAAATTAGAATTGAATCAAACAGACGCTATTGAATTGGTGGAGGTAAACAAATGA